One genomic window of Novosphingobium aureum includes the following:
- a CDS encoding BON domain-containing protein, whose translation MHWKPRTRFAPFLMFLALVAQPAAAQLEAALGSQADSASTATDAEQAGADQVISDRQDAGADERMAMRIRGIFSELPAFNDVKVTVRQGVVTLTGTVPENSDIARAEAIAGRVSGVVTVDSALQRDLSIAAGADTLGSLQEQFRQFALILPLVGIALAVAFGIGLLGYALAGLTAVWHRIAPNSFLAELIASAIRFAFVVAGLIVALNLVGAETLLGAVLGGAGLVGLALGFALRDTIENYVASLMLSVRQPFLPNDHVVIDSYEGRVIRLTSRATILMTLDGNHLRIPNSQVFKAVILNYTRNPQRRFQFDLGVDADDDALAARRLGRETLAGLAFVLDDPGPDARILEVGDSNVVIRFLGWIDQEQSDWFKAQSLAIIAVKTALEDAGFGLPEPIYRLRFDPRSAALPYPGAAQTSEASSPDEAGEARLRGEKGAPARVAPGAEDVRPADGIRDMVEAERAASGSGKADLLDEGRPVE comes from the coding sequence ATGCACTGGAAGCCACGCACGCGGTTCGCTCCGTTCCTGATGTTCCTCGCGCTCGTTGCGCAGCCCGCAGCGGCGCAGCTCGAGGCCGCGCTCGGTTCTCAGGCCGACAGTGCGAGCACGGCGACGGATGCCGAGCAGGCAGGTGCCGACCAGGTCATCTCAGACCGGCAGGACGCCGGCGCCGACGAGCGCATGGCGATGCGCATCCGCGGCATCTTTTCCGAATTGCCTGCATTCAACGACGTGAAGGTCACCGTAAGACAGGGCGTGGTCACGCTCACGGGGACCGTGCCCGAAAATTCCGACATCGCGCGGGCCGAGGCCATCGCCGGGCGAGTCTCCGGCGTGGTCACGGTCGACAGCGCCTTGCAACGCGACCTGTCCATCGCCGCGGGTGCGGACACGCTTGGCTCGCTGCAAGAGCAATTCCGGCAATTCGCGCTGATCCTGCCTCTCGTTGGCATCGCACTTGCGGTCGCCTTTGGCATCGGCCTGCTCGGCTATGCGCTGGCCGGGCTGACCGCTGTCTGGCACCGCATCGCGCCAAACAGCTTTCTTGCCGAACTGATTGCCAGCGCAATCCGCTTTGCCTTCGTCGTGGCGGGACTGATTGTCGCCCTGAACCTGGTCGGTGCCGAGACCTTGCTGGGCGCGGTGCTGGGCGGTGCCGGACTGGTGGGTCTGGCCCTGGGCTTCGCCTTGCGCGATACGATCGAGAACTACGTCGCCTCGCTGATGCTCAGCGTGCGCCAGCCCTTCCTGCCGAACGATCATGTCGTGATCGACAGCTACGAAGGCCGGGTCATCCGCCTGACCAGTCGCGCCACGATCCTGATGACGCTTGACGGCAATCACCTGCGCATACCCAATTCGCAGGTCTTCAAGGCGGTGATCCTTAATTACACCCGCAATCCGCAGCGGCGTTTCCAGTTCGACCTTGGCGTCGATGCCGATGACGATGCACTGGCGGCGCGTCGTCTCGGCCGCGAGACGCTGGCCGGTCTCGCTTTCGTTCTCGACGACCCCGGTCCCGATGCGCGGATACTGGAAGTCGGCGATTCCAACGTGGTGATCCGGTTTCTGGGCTGGATCGACCAGGAGCAGAGCGACTGGTTCAAGGCGCAGAGCCTGGCGATCATCGCCGTCAAGACCGCGCTCGAGGACGCCGGTTTCGGCCTTCCCGAGCCGATCTACCGCCTGCGCTTTGATCCGCGTTCGGCTGCGCTGCCCTATCCCGGCGCTGCGCAGACCTCGGAAGCATCTTCGCCGGACGAGGCGGGGGAGGCAAGGTTGCGTGGAGAGAAAGGGGCGCCGGCGCGGGTGGCGCCCGGAGCCGAAGACGTGCGGCCAGCGGACGGAATACGCGACATGGTCGAGGCCGAGCGCGCGGCCTCCGGTTCAGGCAAGGCGGACCTGCTCGACGAGGGCCGCCCCGTCGAATGA
- a CDS encoding TetR/AcrR family transcriptional regulator, translating into MARPEPTATRDRILDAAEQLFATRGFHGASVRDIFKRAGLGAGLMGYYFASKEDLFRETVERRIPQVRETFEHHFPVTDAQAIVPVRELLEFYLEFFLIDLPDAKSGLHTYWDLLSKCAVSYELQIVSSSLGKLDFIAERMMEALQASLPDTPESQLRDTLAFAEAAVTTLNASAGLFEHRQGKAGSLADYVSSMAGTLATGLQGAST; encoded by the coding sequence GTGGCCAGACCAGAACCCACTGCGACCCGTGACCGCATTCTCGATGCGGCCGAGCAGTTGTTCGCGACACGCGGCTTTCACGGCGCGAGCGTGCGCGACATCTTCAAGCGGGCCGGGCTCGGCGCGGGCCTGATGGGCTACTATTTCGCTTCGAAGGAAGACCTGTTCCGCGAGACGGTCGAACGCCGCATCCCGCAAGTACGCGAAACCTTCGAACACCATTTTCCCGTCACCGACGCGCAGGCCATCGTCCCGGTCCGGGAGCTACTGGAATTCTATCTTGAGTTCTTTCTGATCGACCTTCCCGACGCGAAGAGCGGCCTGCACACCTACTGGGACCTGCTGTCCAAGTGCGCGGTGTCCTACGAGCTGCAGATCGTGAGCAGCAGCCTGGGCAAACTCGACTTCATTGCCGAGCGCATGATGGAGGCGCTGCAGGCGAGCCTGCCGGACACGCCCGAGAGCCAGCTTCGCGACACCCTCGCCTTTGCCGAAGCCGCGGTCACCACGCTCAACGCCTCGGCCGGCCTGTTCGAGCATCGCCAGGGGAAAGCAGGCAGTCTGGCGGACTATGTCAGCTCCATGGCAGGCACTCTGGCCACCGGGCTGCAAGGCGCGAGCACCTGA
- a CDS encoding VOC family protein: MRDRRIFQEAYFVNDVEASARRWADELGAGPFFLVREQGTDFFSYRGTPTEARVSYAFGYLGDMMIQLIEQHDDLASIYRDMFAPGEEGFHHIGYLVSDFAAERERLLGLGYELATELAVDGVNAAYFDTRSLNGVFTEIHGDPPHMLGLFEVWRRLHQLRREELPPVMNIADMPLYQMAEPVPLRSGETAVEASRSYSIF; encoded by the coding sequence ATGCGCGACAGACGCATTTTCCAGGAGGCCTATTTCGTGAACGACGTCGAGGCGTCGGCACGTCGCTGGGCCGATGAGCTCGGAGCAGGACCATTCTTCCTGGTCCGCGAGCAGGGTACCGATTTCTTTTCCTACAGAGGCACGCCGACAGAAGCGCGCGTGTCCTATGCCTTCGGTTATCTGGGTGACATGATGATCCAGCTGATCGAGCAGCACGACGACCTTGCCTCGATCTACCGCGACATGTTCGCGCCCGGAGAGGAAGGCTTCCATCACATCGGCTACCTCGTGTCCGACTTTGCCGCGGAGCGCGAACGGCTGCTCGGACTGGGCTATGAGCTCGCGACCGAGCTGGCCGTCGACGGCGTCAATGCCGCCTACTTCGACACCCGCTCGCTCAATGGCGTGTTCACCGAGATCCACGGCGATCCGCCGCACATGCTCGGCCTGTTCGAGGTCTGGCGTCGGCTTCACCAGTTGCGCCGCGAGGAGCTGCCGCCGGTGATGAACATCGCCGACATGCCGCTCTACCAGATGGCCGAGCCGGTGCCGCTGCGCAGCGGCGAGACGGCGGTCGAGGCCAGCCGCAGCTACAGCATCTTCTAG